The genomic DNA GGGTGTTAACTTAGGTTCATAGATCAGTATTTAATGCTAGAAAATCATGGTTAGCACCTTCGAAAGGAAAACCTTAAATTAAAAGAACAGTGTGAAAGTCATTGATAATTTCAATCTATTTCGATGAAAAAAGATAAAAGCGAATAtaaaagcgaataaaaaaggaaaaattattGGCTTAGTACGCACTTATCATATAAGGAATTCAACACGATCGTTCAAGTAAAATCAATGCTGAAATTTTTTGGATTAAAGACCAGCCTTACCTACGTCGCTACCACCTCTGCATGGGACCGCCACGAATAAGCCAGAAATTTAGCAATTTCTATCAATAACTACAACCTTTGCCTGTCCTACTATCTAAGGCATAAATTTTACTTAGCTTTACAGTGCAGGAGACACAGTCCTGTTGGATGTGAGCGTTAAAAACTCTATTATTTTATCGAAAAAGGactctttctcttcttggccaAACGACCTCTTTGGTTatgcctgccttttctggcttactagacttaatgataccgcatagttggataatcacACATAACTACGGGAGAGCGGCCCCCGAATGGTATTTGAGTCCTGGTCTTGCCGTATGAAaactggcgccgttatcgcattTACCACCGGCCCGCCTCAAGTCGAAAGGCCGCCCCAAGATTGAAAAAGGACCATCActtcaagattttttttttatttcacgttGTGACGGCCAGGCCGTATGTCTTATGAACTATATACTTAATACTAACAAAATAATTCTTAGATGTATGCTATTTTGAtaggagacatttccttctcctacCCTTGAAATGCACCTTATCCCGTGTGAGCTCGGTGGAGGATGGGGAGTTCCGCTGGTAAAGTTGATGACGCCGTCCTCTGCGTCGAACTCCTTCGATGAAGCTTCGAATCTCCAAACCGTTTTTTCCGGATTGCGTGCTGATGTCGTCACGGGCGACCATGCCGCCGGCAGCATGCCTGGGTTCGAACACCACAACAGCTTAGTTGTGCCATCGTGGtagtagacacacacacactccgccGGCAGCACGACCGCCAATAGCGACCTCAGGTCTCTTGAGTGCTGCTTTGAAACCAGCTTAGACCAAAAATGCGATTGGCGCACGTTGGAGTTATTGACCGGGACAAACGGGGAGCAATAAACACGTAGTATACTATATTAAGTTGGacaatcaatagtgcgtactaCCACTTCATGAATTATTCgaataacttttttttctattaaaacGGTAAATTACTGTGAATATTGTACAGTACACAGGGTATCCAGATGTCTCTAAACACACTCCaagatattttttgttttcctcccaTAGTCGTTTGTTCTGGTCGCGAGATTTTTTAACACGATCCCATATATTGTTGATTTCAATTACTGATTTTTCTCGTAGCACTTAGAGGGCTTACCTACAACGCTTTAAAGATAatatgttatttattttgttttgttttgttgtttagtATAGAGCATTGTTAAAgcttatatatttttaacataCAAATAAATCAGGATGTACTTTATATATAATTGATGCAGTCGAGTGGCAGAGACGGTTTCAGCATCAGTCTTCACCAGGCAGGACCGGGTATAGATTCCTGTCCGGATCGCCTCCCTGTACacaggactaactatccatcTACGAGTGGATAATAAAGGCatgccaagacctctcgaggcttAAAGCCATTTacaaagaaaaagtaaaacagaTATTTCAAGAAGATTTTACTGAAGAAGGATATCGTACCAAATATTTTAGATTTAACTAGTATTGattcgataaaaataaaagtttacCGAGTTTGGTTGTTAGCACTGATTGGATCGTGCTTCTCTAAACAAGACGATCTAtcgttttctttgctttttttttgttcataaagGACGGCCAGACCGTATTGCTGTTTTCATTGTAAGTTATGTTTAAAATCATGTTACTAATCCTTACtggcagggttttttttcctatcgcGTCAATACACCGTGggacaaaatgaaaaatatatgGGAACGCGTCAAAAGATCTCGGGACGAGAACGAAAAATATATAAgtgaaaatttgtcaaaaaatctcGAGACTAGAGCAAAGATATCTGTAAAAGCGGTAAAAATTGCCGGGATACCCTGTAATTCGACCTTTTAAAGTTGCAGCACACAAGCTCGCCATTGGAAatgcttatttttttttattcataaagaacggcctggccgtattgctaccaTTGGAAATGTAATCAGAATGCTTTATTTGCACTGTGTTTCATTCAGTTTTACTAACTCGGTTTGCTAGTAAGATTGGTTTACCCGGTTTTTAATGACGTTCTAGTCCGGAATAACCCGTTGCATCACTTTGTGCCAAACAAATGACGTAATCGTGCCGAACTTGCTCGTTAACGCTCATTTTCTGCCTAGTCTCTAGGGCACTAagtaatcaaatcaaatataAAGAAAGTGCTGTCACAGAATATTCTCCTTCAATACATTGTGCATCTGACCACCATAAGCTTTAGTTGTAAAAGGAGTGGTTGGGCGTAAAAGATTTTATTACTTGCAGTTAAGGATCAATATTTGTTTGCTATCCATTCGAAAGGGATTTGATATTAGCAGCTTCATTGCACTTTTTAATTTACATTAGCAGTTTCTTATATGAGATATTGAGTTAAAAAACGAAACTAATAATTGATTGCATTCCCATCATGTTATCTTCTTCCAGGCGAATGTTCCCAGTAGTAAAGGTGACCGCTACCGGGCTCGACCCGACTGCCATGTACACGGTGCTGTTGGAATTTTCGCAAGTCGACTCGCACCGCTGGAAGTACGTCAACGGCGAATGGGTAAGTTGGCCGTACAAGTATAAGTAGCAAAACCGGGGCCACCACCAATCGCATCCACAGATCCGGGACGGTGCATCAGTAATGATTAGACAAACACGGCTCTGCAGCAATCGGCAATGCTACAGCGCTCTGGAGTAGCCGTTTTAGCGAAACAGATTGTGCACTCACTGCCTTCGCTGCCTAGCGGTTCGACTTGTCATCTTGATCTTCCGGGGGGcggggtgggtttttgtgtAGTCATCCGTACACGAGTCTCCGTACGTACGTAAAAGGGCCTCTCGGTAAAGAATATCTCTAAAGAGCGCTTGTTTATTCCGTAACAAACTATTTACATTACGCTAATTAATGCACAGAAACAACAATTCCACCCTGGTGGTGGGTGCTAATGAGAATAGACCACACCGATGGCCGTATTGCAAGGGCTTTTTCGAACCCGGGTTCCTCGTCCGCCTGCCGGCTCGTTGCACCGCAATTTGCAGTGAACCATCGCGAAACCGTGCTGCACAGTTCGCGTTTGATGTGCGTCGTCCCTTTgcgcatcaccatcaccgttGCTCTCACCGTTGTCCTTCTGCCTTGGTTCTGCCTCCAACAGGTTGCCGGTGGGAAGGCCgaagcaccaccaccgaacccGGTGTACGTGCACCCGGAATCGCCCAACTTTGGCCAGCACTGGATGAAGGAACCGATCTCGTTCGCCAAGGTGAAGCtcacgaacaaaacaaacggcaACGGGCAGATCATGCTAAACTCGCTGCACAAGTACGAGCCGCGGGTGCATCTGGTGCAGGTGGTGTCGGATGCGCGCGATCAGCGCAACGTTCACACGTACCCATTCCCAGAGACGCAGTTCATCGCGGTAACGGCGTACCAGAACGAGGAGGTCACCTCGCTCAAGATCAAATATAACCCGTTTGCGAAAGCTTTTCTCGACGCGAAGGAACGCCCGGACTCGGTGTACTCGCGCGAAAGCTCCACCTACGGATGGCTCAACTTTCATCCTTCGTATGCGACGGCTCAATCACCTCTGCAGGCACAGGTGGATCGATCCTACCAGCATACGCATTCCGTAGCGCGTACGAATCGCGTCACGCCTTACACCACCCAACGCTCGCGAAACACCAGCGGAAGCTCCTCGCCCCAGCACAGCTCCTACCTGGCGCTGGACTCGGTGTCCACGCCCGTCTTCTCGTCCTACCCCTCGACGTGGCAAACTCAGACCACGCCGAGCGGACCGTACTGGAGCAATCCGTCCAGTGCAGTACAGCAGCCGCTCGGCACTAACCCTGGAAGCCCTAACTCGATTGCACCCAACATTTCACCAACACCGTCGAACGGATCGCCGTCCTATGCGACCTCGTCACCAACGTACCCGGCCAGTCATCCCGCACTGACGCCGCAGCATCCACAGTACATCCCGGTGTCTAGCGCTCAGATGGAAGGCATCTACCAACCGGCGGGATCTCCCCAGCAAATCTACACTCCTTCCAGCCATCAGGTACGACCCAAACATCGGCTCAGCGTAATCAGCCGATCAAACTAATAATACTATCCCCTTTTTTTGGCAGATCTACCATCCAACCCCGACGCAAGTTTCTCCAAACCATCAGCTGTACGGGAACGTTCTGAATGCGCCGTCCATCACGAATCTCGGGTACTCCACCTCCTGGCACAGTGCCAGTGACTTTAGTGTCTACCAAAGCACATATCACTATCCGACGGCCGAGTACATCCCGATGATAGGCGAGATTAAGTAAGTTCAAATCGTCATGCGTCTTTCCCCACCTTAAAATCAGTTTTTAATGGGTTTTTCTTTGCGTAAATTGTAGCACCTACAACCATCCCTCGGATATTACGGAGCTAACCTCCGTGGGAGCACCGCACCGGCATCTGGAGCCGGCGGCACCATCTCCACTCCAGTACCATCATCACGGTCATCACGTGAGCGAAGGCCATTCGCCGTTGATCCccacacaccaccatcatcatcaacagcagcagcaccaacaacaacaacaacagcagcagcagcatcatggAACTACGAATGCTCAATGTACCGAGAATCAAAGTCCCGAACCAACGCCCGGGACGGTTGCGACCAGCGTTGCCAGTGCACTCAACTCGGTGGCATCGTCCCCGAACGCGGTAGGATCGACGGGACAACTTTCCCAGAGCCCCGGTCGAACGTCGCTTAATGCCGTCGGCAGTGCCTGGACGCCGCTAACGCCACCGCAAACGACCAGCATCTAGCAGCGCCGGAGCGAACCACGTTGGGTTGAACAAACAGGGATGTACCATCACTTTAAAATTGTGCCCGAGAACCAGTGCAGACTCTGATCTGGTTGCAATATGGAATGGGTTTGCAGCAGCAATCTGAAACCGTGTTAGTTTTAACTAGAaatgcaattttaaattaatgttttaccTAGATAGAATAAAGCTTAAGAATGTGTGCAAAAGAAACAACTAAAAGGGTGTTGTACAGTGGCTCTTGATCGGAATATGAAATGAGAAAATGTTAACGAGCGGCCTTACTTGAATGCAAATAATAGCTCtaaattttttaatatttaaaatgaaaagaagaaTTATGTGAAACCTTCTAGTTAATAGTTATTAAAACAACAGTTGACGGCaagtatttaatttttcttcaataACACTTATACGACTGATCCGTCCATCCGTACTCGAATAGAGACCGGGAACGCATAGACTATCAAGGTACTGAACCGATCTCGATGTTAGAACGGTACAGATTATTTGCATCAACCGCGGTATTGAATGCAACTGTTATAATTGTTCGATGAAGTTgttgtattttaaattatttttgtataATATAAGTCACATAATGCATCTATTGCTGCATGCTGCATTGCTGCATCTATTGGTGCCCGGTTCAGAGGACGAAGCATTGATAGACGAGGCATTGATAGTTTATGATcgttttcaaatatttttgaacTCGTTTTTAGACGTTGCGAAACAGGATATGGACAAAAATGGTGTTCTAGTAAGTTGACAAGAGCAGCATTACTTTTCCACAATTGCGTTCATCATTttactttaatattttttccgtGTTAAAGACATTGATACTTGCCTTGCACCAGGATGCAGCTTACGTCAATTGGCGGACGACGGTATTGTATCagtcgccagcaacaacatcgccGATCTTCAAAGACCTTTGCAAACCACGCTGAACAACCTAGAAGTGTGGGCCAGAAACCCAGGAATCGAGTTTTCACCCGAGAAAACGGAAATGCTCATATTCTCGTTTAGACGCAAAAATTTGATATACTCTTGTAAAACCAAAAAGATATCCAATGCCAGAACTTTCCGATACCTAGGCGTTTGGTTCGATAGCAAGAATGTGTGGAGGTCACATATTGACTATCTTGTCAAAAAATGCTCCATAAGAATAAATCTTCCCAGAACGATTACCGGATTCTGGTGAGGTGCGCACCCATTAGACATCCTTAAGCTGTACAAAACAACGATACTGTAAGTCTTGGAATATGGATGCATTTGCTTGCATTGGGCAGCCAAGACGCATCTGATCCATCTAGAACGCATCCAGTATCTGAGTGAAGTGTGAGCTActctcgcttcgccttctcaTCTTCAACACACTGCATGTGATAGGATCTAAATGCAAAGCATGAGCACCTATCATGAGTTTGTCTCTTTACATGTACACCCTAGCAGTCCAGAAAATGTAAATCGTGCCAGCTTGCCAGGGTCCTGCTGTTCTCGTTTTATAGTAGATACCTCTTTGAAAGAGGATACAAAGTCTATCTCCGATAGTCTTCGCAGGACGACAATTCCCAgcatttttgtggaaaagtatggccatttgaaCCGAAACCAATTTTATACCGATCGATCTTCCTCAGAGCAGGCCATCGGTTTTGGCGTATAtaacatcgattccgaagcattttttcaactACGCCGACCATGCTCAATCTGTATAGCAGAGCGCGCCGCAATCTTTTACGCCTTATTGATCATAAGTGCTTGTTCTCCAGAcgaatatttcatcttctccGACAGCTTAAGCGCTGTCAAAGCACTAAAGTCTATGAAGGCAATTAAGAGCTCAGACTactttgtgaaataaattttaaagatcTTAAGCTCCTTTCCGAATATCTCTTGTTTGGTTGCCCGCTCATTGCGGTATTCTAGGCAATGAAAGGGCAGATCAATTGGCCAAAAAGGACGCTTCGGAAGGGTATTTTTTTTGATAGGCTGATCCTACCTCACGAGCACATGCGTGCCTCACAATCTCTCTGCATTGCTCGGTGGCAGAGTATGTGAGACACGGATGAGCTTGGGAGGTTTTTATATTCGACCCCAAGTTAGCTTGAAGCCCTGGTTCCAAGGCATCTTCGGAGATCATGCGTCCATTCCAATGATATCTGCAATTGCGTGTTGCAACGGTCAATGAATGCAGACAAGCCAGAGACAATCCTACTCAAAACGAAGAAAACTGACGATGGCATatcccaaaaacaaacgggatgagatgatcactcacgataccgaccctcgcaaccaacaccaccacgaATTTGGATGACGGAATTATGATTAATGGATCGATCAAGCTCATCCAGGATAAGGTGCcgtttcacggtttggagaaggaaatgtctcttAAAAAACCACGGGTAAGCGTCAAAAATTCATGTATCTTATCTCAGCTGAATAcagacattaaaaaaaaaaaaacttttccttttgctaCACATATCGATTAACACACGAGcagtttattaaaatttaaacaaacacgAGCAAGTTTTGTTCGAATGATAAGCATTTAGTGAGTTGTTTGATGGATAACTGGATAGTCGCGCTTCAAAGTTAAAGCGAACAAGCTCGAACGCTCTCATTAAAATTCGCAAATTAAAACCTCACACAACACCGGCGTTGGCCAACAATGGCTGAAAGTGACAATTGTTGGGTGGAAGAAGATGtttgtgaaaatgttgaaATACAAGTAATGTCGCTAGAATTTaacaaccaacaaccaacaacagcaaatggTCGTGATTCAGAGTGCTCGTCGGAAAAACCTCGCCGAAATTCTAGAAGCATCGTGGACAGTGCTTTAGATGTCTCACTGCTGACGGCAAACGCGAACCAGCTGCGGCTTTTGCTAACGTACAACGAAAAGTCGAGCACGTACTTCATATGCATTACGTTGGTCATCATCTCCCTGGTGCTGGAAGTTGTGGAAGGGTGTGCCATCATAATGAGGGTAAGAATAAATTTGGAAAATTGTAGCAAACTGTTCCTCCATCCCATTCTCACATCCACAGAGCAATCGAAATGCTGTGCCCTGGTTAGGCGGGATCATATCAATCTTAATGTGCATGATAACTGCCGTTTATGTTTTGTTGGCTACGTTCCTTGAGGTGTGAAATACAAGCTGATGTTACATATTTTTTAGAAACTCTTTTAAAGAAACAACAATGCGtatgtgtttttggtttttgtcgTCGCTTTACGCTTTACAGAAGTAAGTATTAGTGCAAATAGTACAAGTAAGTACAGTGGGGTACAATTAACCTATAAAATAAGAATAGTTCAAGGTATAAAACTTATGTACCAGGATCTCAAAGATCTTCATGGTCCCGTTAAGATTCAATGCCAATCTCCCTTAAGTACGCTTAAGGTTAATGATTCTGTCAGCGGACGCCAGGCGTTAGCTTTTCAATAGGGTTAGCCACAACAAATCGAGTAATTTGACTGTTATcttcaattttattaaaagGCCTATATTGAGCTGTAAACGGCAcattagcaaacaaaacaaaacaaaaataaaagaatttGCTCGATTAAATTAGAATGACAATTGTGATTGGTGTGAAGTGACTGGCTTATTATAAGCTCAGGTGTCTTTCATTCTTAAATATCTTTCGGACGTAAAATGAGCATCACTAAAGAAATGagtttttctccattttattgttgttatttacttttaatttatgttgAAAGATTTTTTCAGTGGACCGTATAT from Anopheles stephensi strain Indian chromosome 2, UCI_ANSTEP_V1.0, whole genome shotgun sequence includes the following:
- the LOC118503170 gene encoding T-box transcription factor T-like, which translates into the protein MRSVDEMATSHILSAIDPIITGSANTPTGGGMNGSDGGSVPNGTNGGAGNGGGSTVGGTLLQSGSTVMGRGAGDRSLSVTLDDRDLWLRFQNLTNEMIVTKNGRRMFPVVKVTATGLDPTAMYTVLLEFSQVDSHRWKYVNGEWVAGGKAEAPPPNPVYVHPESPNFGQHWMKEPISFAKVKLTNKTNGNGQIMLNSLHKYEPRVHLVQVVSDARDQRNVHTYPFPETQFIAVTAYQNEEVTSLKIKYNPFAKAFLDAKERPDSVYSRESSTYGWLNFHPSYATAQSPLQAQVDRSYQHTHSVARTNRVTPYTTQRSRNTSGSSSPQHSSYLALDSVSTPVFSSYPSTWQTQTTPSGPYWSNPSSAVQQPLGTNPGSPNSIAPNISPTPSNGSPSYATSSPTYPASHPALTPQHPQYIPVSSAQMEGIYQPAGSPQQIYTPSSHQIYHPTPTQVSPNHQLYGNVLNAPSITNLGYSTSWHSASDFSVYQSTYHYPTAEYIPMIGEINTYNHPSDITELTSVGAPHRHLEPAAPSPLQYHHHGHHVSEGHSPLIPTHHHHHQQQQHQQQQQQQQQHHGTTNAQCTENQSPEPTPGTVATSVASALNSVASSPNAVGSTGQLSQSPGRTSLNAVGSAWTPLTPPQTTSI